The Streptomyces sp. NBC_01275 genome has a segment encoding these proteins:
- a CDS encoding TOMM precursor leader peptide-binding protein, giving the protein MSRTAPGNGLPLLGFAPHLRVESTPGEPVFLMTEDRVTTLGGEQIALLAPLLDGSRDLPGIVADAAPRLSAERTERLVTRLLDAGLLCAYPPDGGDGPERAYWALTGLAVRPGHGRDAALAPVDLTADPGTPLAQAVSAAGLRTAVEGEAADLTLALCHDYLDPRLGDLDAKHRAAGRSWLPVRANGTHLWIGPFFSPGDGPCWNCLADRLRLRRRGEAYVQHRLGRGGPAAHRRSYLPAGRAAALHLALLEAGKWLAGHRDPAQNSLWRLDTRTLESSRHPVRRRPQCSRCGDPLLVHARVSAPVTLSPRPVRDTGGGQRTFGPDRLLERYGHLVDPVTGLVGEIRRDPRGPEFLNCFHAGAQPPWDPALPPPPLHTPLRSPGSGKGVTELHARASALAEALERYSGYFQGDEPRRRGSYRAFGPLAVHPDAVQLFDRRQFDDRETWNRAHGPFHQVPEPFDEDAPLDWTPVWSLTERRQRLAPTSLLYFNAPDADTGFCRATSNGAAAGTSLEDAVVHGCLELVERDAIALWWYNRTRQPGLPLDPQDPWIVQLLAVLRDMGRTVWALDLTSDLGIPVVAAVSARGNTNRSATNRSAADGSTGDGSARDGSTGDADGFAEDIVLGFGAHFDPRIALRRALTELNQMLPPLAEAPIGKASAYTGADPEARHWFRHATLADQPYLLPAARRPAPPPASLRPPADASAQVEALVALLRPRGLDVLVLDQTRPDVELPVAKVLIPGLRPHWAGFGPGRLFDVPVALGRLPRPTKYADLNPLPLPL; this is encoded by the coding sequence ATGAGCCGTACGGCCCCGGGAAACGGGCTCCCCCTGCTGGGGTTCGCACCGCACCTGCGGGTCGAATCCACGCCGGGCGAGCCCGTCTTCCTGATGACGGAGGACCGGGTGACCACGCTCGGCGGGGAGCAGATCGCCCTGCTGGCCCCGCTGCTCGACGGCAGCCGTGATCTGCCCGGCATCGTCGCCGACGCGGCGCCCCGGCTGTCGGCCGAACGCACCGAGCGGCTGGTGACCCGGCTGCTGGACGCCGGCCTGCTGTGCGCCTATCCGCCGGACGGCGGCGACGGCCCCGAGCGCGCCTACTGGGCCCTCACCGGCCTGGCGGTACGGCCCGGTCACGGCCGGGACGCGGCCCTGGCCCCGGTCGATCTCACCGCGGACCCGGGAACCCCGCTGGCTCAGGCCGTGTCCGCGGCGGGGCTGCGCACCGCGGTCGAGGGCGAGGCGGCCGATCTGACGCTGGCGCTGTGCCACGACTATCTCGACCCGCGGCTGGGCGACCTGGACGCGAAGCACCGCGCGGCGGGACGCAGTTGGCTGCCCGTCCGCGCCAACGGCACCCACCTGTGGATCGGCCCCTTCTTCTCCCCCGGCGACGGCCCCTGCTGGAACTGTCTCGCGGACCGACTCCGGCTGCGCCGGCGCGGCGAGGCGTATGTCCAGCACCGGCTCGGGCGCGGCGGGCCCGCCGCGCATCGGCGGTCGTATCTGCCCGCGGGGCGGGCGGCGGCACTGCACCTGGCCCTGCTCGAAGCCGGAAAGTGGCTCGCCGGACACCGCGACCCCGCGCAGAACAGCCTGTGGCGGCTGGACACCCGCACACTGGAGAGCAGCCGCCATCCGGTGCGGCGGCGGCCGCAGTGCTCCCGCTGCGGCGATCCGCTGCTGGTGCACGCCCGCGTCTCGGCCCCGGTGACGCTCTCCCCCCGGCCGGTGCGGGACACCGGCGGCGGCCAGCGGACGTTCGGTCCGGACCGGCTGCTGGAGCGGTACGGCCATCTCGTGGACCCCGTCACCGGGCTGGTCGGCGAGATCCGCCGGGATCCACGGGGACCGGAGTTCCTCAACTGCTTCCACGCCGGCGCGCAGCCGCCCTGGGACCCCGCGCTGCCGCCGCCTCCGCTCCACACCCCGCTGCGCAGCCCCGGCTCCGGCAAGGGCGTCACCGAACTCCACGCCAGGGCCAGCGCGTTGGCCGAGGCGTTGGAGCGCTACAGCGGCTACTTCCAGGGCGACGAGCCCCGTCGGCGGGGCAGCTACCGCGCGTTCGGGCCCCTCGCCGTCCACCCGGACGCCGTCCAGCTCTTCGACCGGCGGCAGTTCGACGACCGGGAGACGTGGAACCGCGCGCACGGTCCCTTCCACCAGGTGCCCGAGCCCTTCGACGAGGACGCCCCGCTCGACTGGACCCCCGTGTGGTCGCTGACCGAGCGGCGGCAGCGGCTGGCGCCCACGAGTCTGCTCTACTTCAACGCCCCGGACGCGGACACGGGTTTCTGCCGGGCCACGTCCAACGGAGCGGCCGCCGGCACCAGCCTGGAGGACGCCGTCGTCCACGGCTGCCTGGAACTGGTGGAGCGGGACGCGATCGCCCTGTGGTGGTACAACCGCACCCGACAGCCCGGCCTTCCGCTGGATCCGCAGGATCCATGGATTGTTCAACTCCTGGCCGTTCTTCGGGACATGGGAAGAACGGTGTGGGCTCTGGATCTCACCTCCGATCTCGGAATTCCCGTGGTCGCCGCCGTGTCGGCACGCGGGAACACGAACAGATCCGCCACGAACAGATCCGCTGCGGACGGATCTACCGGGGACGGATCTGCCAGGGACGGATCTACCGGGGACGCCGACGGATTCGCCGAGGACATCGTGTTGGGCTTCGGCGCGCATTTCGATCCCCGAATCGCCCTGCGCCGGGCGCTCACCGAACTCAACCAGATGCTGCCGCCGTTGGCAGAAGCACCGATCGGCAAAGCCTCCGCGTACACCGGCGCGGATCCCGAAGCCCGCCACTGGTTCCGGCACGCCACCCTGGCCGACCAGCCCTATCTGCTGCCCGCCGCACGCCGCCCCGCCCCGCCGCCCGCGTCCCTGCGGCCGCCCGCCGACGCCTCGGCGCAGGTCGAGGCCCTGGTGGCCCTGTTGCGCCCGCGCGGCCTCGACGTGCTCGTCCTCGATCAGACCCGCCCCGATGTGGAACTGCCCGTCGCCAAGGTGCTGATCCCCGGCCTGCGACCGCACTGGGCCGGATTCGGCCCCGGCCGGCTGTTCGACGTACCCGTCGCGCTCGGCCGGCTCCCTCGGCCGACGAAGTACGCGGATCTCAATCCGCTGCCGCTCCCTCTCTGA
- a CDS encoding P450-derived glycosyltransferase activator produces the protein MQTHAHNDETTAAQTPEETPEATEAGRQTDSELGRHLLTARGFHWIYGTSGDPYALTLRAESDDPALLTRRIRDEAGPLWQSAAGAWVTGRHAVAAQALADPRLSLRHADLPGPQRHVFSDAWSNPQLCHIVPLDRAFLHASGADHARWERSAAPVLGAAAAEGHRKSAELVHQETADGLGESFDLMADYSRPTAVAAAAALLGVPAAQRDRFAEACLALGVALDAALCPQPLAVTRRLEEAVEDVRALVGDLVAARRGEPGDDLLSVVLRAEDSAVFAQDALAVGVLTAVVGVEFAAGLVNNTLEALLAHPLQWAMLGESPDLAAGAVEEALRYAPPVRLESRIAAEELELGGQVVPAGAQVVVHVGAANRDPEAFLAPDHYDLTRPAGQGRLSLAGPHTGLFGAFARLQAETAVRTLRERHPELTPAGGVLRRMRSPVLGGVLRFPLATSATTFVTVSATTSV, from the coding sequence GTGCAGACGCACGCTCACAACGACGAGACGACGGCCGCCCAGACGCCCGAGGAGACGCCCGAGGCGACCGAGGCGGGTCGGCAGACCGACAGCGAGCTGGGCCGTCATCTGCTGACCGCCCGCGGCTTCCACTGGATCTACGGCACCAGCGGCGACCCCTACGCCCTGACCTTGCGCGCGGAGAGCGACGACCCCGCGCTGCTGACCCGCCGGATACGGGACGAGGCGGGGCCGCTGTGGCAGAGCGCCGCCGGAGCCTGGGTCACCGGCCGGCACGCGGTGGCCGCCCAGGCCCTGGCCGACCCCCGGCTGAGCCTGCGGCACGCCGATCTGCCGGGCCCGCAGCGGCACGTCTTCTCGGACGCCTGGAGCAATCCGCAGCTGTGCCACATCGTCCCGCTGGACCGGGCCTTCCTGCACGCGTCGGGCGCCGACCACGCGCGCTGGGAGCGGTCGGCGGCGCCGGTGCTGGGCGCGGCGGCGGCCGAGGGCCACCGCAAGAGCGCCGAGCTGGTGCACCAGGAGACCGCCGACGGGCTCGGCGAGAGCTTCGACCTCATGGCGGACTACTCCCGCCCCACGGCCGTCGCGGCGGCCGCGGCGCTGCTCGGCGTCCCGGCCGCGCAGCGCGACCGGTTCGCCGAGGCGTGCCTCGCGCTCGGGGTCGCGCTCGACGCCGCGCTCTGCCCGCAGCCGCTCGCCGTGACCCGTCGGCTCGAGGAGGCCGTGGAGGACGTACGCGCACTCGTCGGCGATCTCGTCGCGGCGCGGCGCGGTGAGCCGGGCGACGATCTGCTCAGCGTCGTGCTGCGTGCCGAGGACTCCGCCGTCTTCGCGCAGGACGCCCTGGCGGTCGGGGTGTTGACGGCCGTGGTGGGCGTCGAGTTCGCCGCGGGGCTCGTCAACAACACCCTGGAGGCGCTGCTCGCCCATCCCCTGCAGTGGGCGATGCTCGGCGAGAGCCCGGACCTCGCGGCCGGGGCGGTGGAAGAGGCGCTGCGGTACGCGCCGCCGGTACGGCTGGAGAGCCGGATCGCGGCCGAGGAGCTCGAGCTCGGCGGGCAGGTCGTCCCCGCCGGTGCGCAGGTCGTGGTCCACGTCGGCGCGGCGAACCGGGACCCGGAGGCGTTTCTCGCCCCGGACCACTACGACCTCACCCGGCCCGCCGGACAGGGGCGGTTGTCGCTCGCCGGCCCGCACACCGGGCTCTTCGGGGCGTTCGCCCGGCTCCAGGCGGAGACCGCCGTACGCACCCTGCGCGAGCGCCACCCCGAGCTGACGCCGGCCGGCGGAGTGCTGCGGCGGATGCGCTCCCCCGTGCTGGGCGGAGTGCTGCGCTTCCCCCTGGCCACCTCCGCGACCACCTTCGTGACCGTCTCCGCGACCACCTCCGTGTGA
- a CDS encoding SDR family oxidoreductase gives MSATQDSPTPRDSTAMPDSTATPDSTATRDSITPRGVIVTGGGTGIGRATARAFAERGDRVLVVGRTAATLTQTAEGHPGIGVLTADLTDPDAPRAVTDAALDAFGRIDVLVNNAASGGFASLAETKREAAREQLDANLLAPLLLTRQTLDALAADGGGTVLNIGSAGALGRRAWPENGVYGAAKAGLDFLTRTWAVELAPRGIRVLGLAPGVIDTGIGERSGMSREAYAGFLEQIAARVPAGRVGLPSDIAWWAVQLTDPRAAYATGAVLAVDGGLSLT, from the coding sequence ATGAGCGCGACACAGGATTCGCCCACGCCACGGGACTCGACCGCGATGCCGGACTCGACCGCGACGCCGGACTCGACCGCGACGCGGGACTCGATCACGCCCCGGGGCGTGATCGTCACCGGCGGCGGGACCGGGATCGGGCGGGCCACGGCCCGTGCCTTCGCCGAGCGCGGCGACCGGGTACTCGTCGTGGGCCGTACGGCCGCGACCCTGACCCAGACAGCCGAGGGCCACCCCGGCATCGGCGTCCTCACCGCCGACCTCACCGATCCGGACGCCCCGCGCGCCGTCACGGACGCGGCGCTGGACGCCTTCGGCCGGATCGACGTCCTGGTGAACAACGCGGCCAGCGGCGGCTTCGCCTCCCTCGCGGAGACGAAACGGGAGGCCGCCCGCGAGCAGCTCGACGCCAACCTGCTGGCCCCGCTGCTGCTCACCCGGCAGACCCTGGACGCCCTCGCGGCCGACGGCGGGGGAACCGTGCTGAACATCGGCTCGGCGGGGGCCCTGGGCCGCCGGGCCTGGCCGGAGAACGGCGTCTACGGCGCCGCCAAGGCGGGGCTCGACTTCCTCACCCGGACCTGGGCCGTCGAACTGGCGCCCCGCGGCATCCGCGTCCTCGGCCTGGCGCCGGGCGTGATCGACACCGGGATCGGTGAACGGTCCGGCATGTCTCGGGAGGCCTATGCCGGATTCCTCGAGCAGATCGCCGCCCGCGTCCCGGCCGGCCGGGTCGGCCTGCCCTCGGACATCGCCTGGTGGGCCGTACAGCTCACCGACCCGCGCGCCGCCTACGCGACCGGAGCGGTGCTCGCGGTCGACGGCGGTCTGTCCCTCACCTGA
- the rfbB gene encoding dTDP-glucose 4,6-dehydratase: MRVLITGGAGFIGSHYVRSLLAGTLPGPTPSRVTVVDLLTYAGSTDRLPLGDPRLDFHRTDIRDLDALLRVLPGHDAVVHFAAETHVDRSLTGAAEFVRTNVLGTQSLLEASLRCGVGTFVHVSTDEVYGSIAEGTWTEDEPLRPNSPYAATKAGSDLLARSYWRTHGLDVRTTRCANNYGPRQHPEKLIPLFVTELLAGRSVPLYGDGGNVREWLHVDDHCRAVHAVLTGGRAGEIYNIGGGTHLTNRQMTAKLLELCGADWSRVRQAPDRKGHDLRYAVDDTKIRTELGYRPLRSLDEGLREVVDWYREQSAERV, translated from the coding sequence ATGCGCGTCCTGATCACCGGCGGCGCCGGTTTCATCGGATCCCACTACGTCCGCTCGCTGCTGGCCGGGACCCTGCCGGGGCCGACGCCCAGCCGGGTGACCGTCGTCGACCTGCTCACCTACGCGGGCAGCACCGACCGTCTGCCGTTGGGCGACCCGCGGCTGGACTTCCACCGGACCGACATCCGTGACCTCGACGCGCTGCTGAGGGTGCTCCCCGGCCACGACGCGGTCGTGCACTTCGCGGCCGAGACCCATGTCGACCGTTCCCTGACCGGCGCCGCGGAGTTCGTGCGCACCAATGTGCTGGGCACCCAGTCGCTGCTGGAGGCGAGTCTGCGCTGCGGCGTCGGCACCTTCGTGCACGTCTCGACGGACGAGGTCTACGGGTCGATCGCCGAGGGCACCTGGACGGAGGACGAGCCGCTGCGCCCCAACTCGCCCTACGCCGCGACGAAGGCGGGCAGCGACCTCCTCGCCCGCTCCTACTGGCGCACCCACGGCCTCGATGTGCGCACCACGCGCTGCGCCAACAACTACGGCCCCCGCCAGCACCCGGAGAAGCTCATCCCGCTGTTCGTCACGGAACTGCTGGCCGGCCGGTCGGTGCCGCTGTACGGCGACGGCGGCAACGTCCGGGAGTGGCTGCACGTCGACGACCACTGCCGTGCCGTGCACGCCGTGCTGACCGGCGGCCGGGCCGGCGAGATCTACAACATCGGCGGCGGCACCCACCTGACCAACCGCCAGATGACGGCGAAACTCCTGGAGTTGTGCGGAGCGGACTGGTCCCGGGTCCGTCAGGCGCCCGACCGCAAGGGCCATGACCTGCGGTACGCGGTGGACGACACGAAGATCCGCACGGAGCTCGGCTACCGGCCGCTGCGGTCGCTGGACGAGGGGCTGCGCGAGGTCGTCGACTGGTACCGCGAGCAGTCGGCCGAACGGGTCTGA
- a CDS encoding activator-dependent family glycosyltransferase, with translation MKVLLTSFAMDAHFNGSVPLAWALRAAGHEVRVAGQPALTGSVTAAGLTAVPVGADPKLDEMIKGVGGPVLAHQADRSLDVDAPGQADPAFLKGWDTMMTATFFALINDDPMVDDLVAFARSWQPDLILWEPFTFAGAVAAKATGAAHARLLSFPDLFTSMRQAFLAQLDADPTGRGGESGRGGESGRAHPEDSLGQWLQWTLGRHGVPFDEEAVTGQWSVDQVPRSFRPPAAGPVVGMRYVPYNGPVPAVVPDWLRVPPKRPRVCVTLGLTARTSEFPNAVPVDLVLKAIEGLDIEVVATLDAEERALLTHVPDNVRLVDHVPLHALLPTCAAIVHHGGAGTWSTALVEGVPQIAMGWIWDAIDRAQRQQALGAGLHLPSHEVTVEGLRSRLVRILDEASFASAAARLRAEAASEPTPAQVVPVLERLTAQHHARGPRRPGGASPCAS, from the coding sequence ATGAAGGTTCTGCTGACGTCCTTCGCGATGGACGCGCACTTCAACGGGTCCGTGCCGCTGGCCTGGGCGCTGCGGGCCGCCGGGCACGAGGTACGGGTGGCCGGCCAGCCCGCGCTGACCGGGAGCGTCACGGCGGCCGGGCTGACCGCCGTCCCGGTGGGCGCGGATCCCAAGCTCGACGAGATGATCAAAGGTGTGGGCGGGCCCGTGCTGGCCCACCAGGCCGACCGGTCGCTGGACGTCGACGCGCCCGGTCAGGCCGACCCCGCCTTCCTCAAGGGCTGGGACACGATGATGACCGCCACCTTCTTCGCCCTGATCAACGACGATCCGATGGTCGACGACCTCGTCGCGTTCGCCCGCTCCTGGCAGCCGGACCTGATCCTGTGGGAGCCCTTCACCTTCGCGGGCGCGGTGGCCGCGAAGGCGACCGGGGCGGCCCATGCGCGGCTGCTGTCCTTCCCCGACCTCTTCACGTCCATGCGACAGGCGTTCCTCGCCCAGCTCGACGCGGACCCCACGGGCCGGGGCGGGGAGAGCGGGCGGGGCGGGGAGAGCGGCCGGGCGCATCCGGAGGACTCCCTCGGCCAGTGGCTCCAGTGGACGCTCGGCCGCCACGGCGTGCCCTTCGACGAGGAGGCGGTGACCGGACAGTGGTCGGTGGACCAGGTGCCCCGCAGCTTCCGCCCGCCGGCCGCCGGCCCGGTCGTGGGCATGCGCTACGTCCCCTACAACGGGCCGGTGCCCGCCGTCGTGCCCGACTGGCTGCGCGTACCGCCGAAACGGCCGCGTGTCTGCGTCACCCTGGGGCTGACGGCCCGGACCTCGGAGTTCCCCAACGCGGTCCCGGTCGATCTCGTGCTCAAGGCCATCGAGGGGCTCGACATCGAGGTGGTCGCCACCCTCGACGCCGAGGAGCGGGCGCTGCTCACCCATGTCCCGGACAACGTGCGCCTGGTGGACCATGTGCCGCTGCACGCGCTGCTGCCGACCTGCGCGGCCATCGTGCACCACGGCGGCGCCGGGACCTGGTCGACAGCGCTGGTCGAGGGGGTTCCGCAGATCGCCATGGGCTGGATCTGGGACGCGATCGACCGCGCGCAGCGCCAGCAGGCGCTCGGCGCCGGTCTCCATCTCCCCTCCCACGAGGTGACGGTGGAGGGGCTGCGCAGTCGGCTCGTGCGGATCCTCGACGAGGCCTCGTTCGCCTCGGCGGCCGCCCGGCTGCGGGCCGAGGCCGCGTCCGAGCCTACTCCGGCGCAGGTCGTCCCCGTACTGGAGCGGCTGACCGCCCAGCATCACGCCCGCGGTCCCCGACGCCCCGGAGGTGCGTCACCATGCGCGTCCTGA
- the rfbH gene encoding lipopolysaccharide biosynthesis protein RfbH, translating to MTSDTKALVLEQVREYHRQQQPGNFQPGVTPILSSGAVLDEEDRVALVEAALDLRIAAGDRSRRFESRFARHIGVRKAHLVNSGSSANLLALSALTSPRLGEQRLRPGDEVITVAGGFPTTVNPIFQNGLTPVFVDLELGTYNTTAERVRAAISDRTRAIMIAHTLGNPYEVAEIQQLATEHELFLIEDNCDAVGSTYQGRMTGTFGDLATVSFYPAHHITTGEGGCVLTRNLELARIVESFRDWGRDCWCEPGEDNTCLKRFEYQLGDLPKGYDHKYIFSHIGYNLKATDLQGALALSQLKKLPEFGAARRRNWQRLRDGLADVPGLLLPTATPGSDPSWFGFVVTVLPEATYTRRDLVAFLEDRRIGTRRLFGGNLTRHPAYLGTRHRVSGDLRNCDVITEQSFWIGVYPGITEEMTDYMRESIVEFVAKNG from the coding sequence ATGACGTCGGACACCAAGGCTCTGGTCCTGGAGCAGGTTCGCGAGTACCACCGGCAGCAGCAGCCGGGGAACTTCCAGCCCGGAGTGACGCCGATCCTCTCCTCGGGGGCGGTCCTGGACGAGGAGGACCGGGTCGCTCTGGTGGAGGCGGCCCTGGATCTGCGGATCGCGGCGGGGGACCGCTCCCGGCGCTTCGAGAGCAGGTTCGCCCGCCATATCGGCGTACGCAAGGCGCATCTGGTGAACTCGGGGTCCTCGGCGAATCTGCTCGCGCTGTCGGCGCTGACCTCCCCGCGCCTCGGCGAGCAGCGGCTGCGCCCGGGCGACGAGGTGATCACGGTGGCCGGCGGTTTCCCCACCACGGTGAACCCGATCTTCCAGAACGGTCTCACGCCGGTGTTCGTGGACCTCGAACTCGGCACCTACAACACGACGGCGGAGCGCGTCCGGGCGGCGATCTCGGACCGGACCCGGGCCATCATGATCGCGCACACCCTCGGCAACCCCTACGAGGTGGCGGAGATCCAGCAACTGGCCACCGAGCACGAGCTGTTCCTGATCGAGGACAACTGCGACGCCGTGGGCTCGACCTACCAGGGGCGGATGACGGGCACCTTCGGGGATCTGGCCACCGTCAGCTTCTACCCCGCCCACCACATCACGACGGGCGAGGGCGGCTGCGTACTGACCCGGAATCTCGAACTGGCCCGGATCGTCGAGTCGTTCCGGGACTGGGGGCGGGACTGCTGGTGCGAGCCCGGCGAGGACAACACCTGCCTCAAGCGGTTCGAGTACCAGCTGGGCGATCTGCCCAAGGGGTACGACCACAAGTACATCTTCTCGCACATCGGATACAACCTGAAGGCCACCGACCTCCAAGGAGCCCTGGCGCTCAGCCAGTTGAAGAAGCTGCCGGAGTTCGGCGCGGCGCGGCGGCGCAACTGGCAACGGCTGCGGGACGGGCTCGCGGACGTTCCCGGTCTGCTGCTGCCCACCGCGACGCCGGGCAGCGACCCGAGCTGGTTCGGGTTCGTCGTCACGGTGCTGCCCGAGGCCACCTACACCCGCCGCGACCTGGTCGCCTTCCTGGAGGATCGGCGTATCGGCACCCGGCGGCTGTTCGGCGGCAACCTCACCCGGCATCCGGCGTATCTCGGCACACGGCACCGGGTGTCGGGGGATCTGCGCAACTGCGACGTCATCACCGAGCAGAGCTTCTGGATCGGGGTGTATCCCGGTATCACCGAGGAGATGACCGACTACATGCGGGAGTCCATCGTCGAGTTCGTCGCCAAGAACGGCTGA
- a CDS encoding Gfo/Idh/MocA family protein, with translation MPEDTPRPVLRMGVLGCADIAVRRILPALVEHPSVRLVALASRDGARAEQLAARFGCAAVTGYQALLDRDDIDAVYVPLPPGMHHEWVAEALTAGKHVLVEKPLSTTYAQSAELVAMAARLDLALTENFMFLHHSQHTAVRAMAGEIGELRVFSSSFGVPPPDPSSFRHNARLGGGALLDVGVYPLRAAQLHLPGELDVLGACLRVDEATGVDVAGSALLSTATGVTAQLDFGFQHSYRSVYALWGSRGRISVPRAFTPPREHRPLVRLEQQDRLTEITLPADHQVGNALDEFAAAARSRTARASLGEALLRQALLVEQVRKAARVVSG, from the coding sequence ATGCCCGAGGACACTCCACGACCCGTACTCCGCATGGGGGTTCTGGGCTGTGCCGATATCGCGGTACGCCGGATCCTGCCCGCGCTCGTGGAGCATCCGTCGGTGCGCCTGGTGGCCCTGGCGAGCCGGGACGGGGCGCGCGCCGAACAGCTCGCGGCCCGGTTCGGATGCGCGGCGGTGACCGGGTACCAGGCGCTGCTGGACCGCGACGACATCGACGCCGTCTATGTCCCGCTGCCGCCCGGCATGCACCACGAATGGGTCGCCGAGGCGCTCACCGCGGGCAAGCACGTCCTGGTGGAGAAGCCGCTGAGCACGACGTACGCACAGAGCGCGGAGCTGGTGGCGATGGCCGCCCGGCTCGATCTGGCGCTCACCGAGAACTTCATGTTCCTGCACCACTCGCAGCACACGGCGGTACGGGCCATGGCCGGCGAGATCGGCGAACTGCGCGTCTTCTCCAGCTCCTTCGGCGTACCGCCGCCCGATCCGTCGTCCTTCCGGCACAACGCGCGCCTCGGCGGCGGAGCACTGCTCGACGTGGGCGTCTACCCGCTGCGCGCGGCCCAGCTCCATCTCCCCGGCGAGCTGGACGTGCTCGGCGCCTGTCTGCGCGTCGACGAGGCCACCGGCGTCGACGTCGCGGGCAGCGCGCTGCTCTCCACGGCGACGGGCGTGACCGCGCAGCTCGACTTCGGCTTCCAGCACTCCTACCGGTCCGTCTACGCGCTCTGGGGCAGCCGGGGCCGGATCAGCGTGCCGCGGGCCTTCACCCCGCCCCGCGAGCACCGGCCGCTGGTCCGCCTCGAACAGCAGGACCGGCTCACCGAGATCACGCTGCCCGCCGATCACCAAGTGGGCAACGCCCTGGACGAGTTCGCCGCGGCGGCGCGCTCGCGCACCGCACGGGCCTCGCTGGGGGAGGCGCTGCTGCGCCAGGCGCTCCTGGTCGAACAGGTCCGCAAGGCGGCCCGGGTCGTCAGCGGCTGA
- a CDS encoding nuclear transport factor 2 family protein translates to MTAQAVTAPSAPPAPTVPADVYAEVQHFYARQMRHLDAGEAEIWAGTFTEDGSFKPPSLPEPVRGRPALAEGARQAAAHLAAAGETHRHWVGMLTVTPADDGSLIAESQVTIIAVAQGGPARLHLVCACRDVLVAEDGELLVRERVVTRDDRP, encoded by the coding sequence ATGACAGCACAGGCAGTGACAGCGCCGTCGGCACCGCCGGCGCCGACGGTCCCGGCGGACGTCTACGCCGAGGTGCAGCACTTCTACGCACGGCAGATGCGGCACCTGGACGCGGGCGAGGCGGAGATCTGGGCCGGCACGTTCACCGAGGACGGCTCCTTCAAGCCGCCCTCGCTCCCGGAGCCGGTGCGCGGCCGCCCGGCGCTCGCCGAGGGCGCCCGCCAGGCCGCCGCGCACCTCGCCGCCGCCGGGGAGACCCACCGCCACTGGGTGGGCATGCTCACCGTCACCCCCGCGGACGACGGCTCGCTGATCGCCGAGAGCCAGGTCACGATCATCGCCGTCGCGCAGGGCGGCCCCGCCCGGCTGCACCTGGTGTGCGCCTGCCGGGACGTCCTGGTGGCCGAGGACGGTGAACTCCTGGTCCGGGAGCGGGTGGTGACCCGTGACGACCGGCCGTAG
- a CDS encoding AfsR/SARP family transcriptional regulator: protein MDIWLLGPLTAEVRGRSIVPTAAKPRQILALLAIHANRVLPVGTLMEEIWGAEPPQSALATLHTYILQLRRQLTAAYGADAGVSAKDVLVTQYGGYCWHVPSDSVDVPRYERLVAAGRIASAEDRHERASAHFREALALWRGSALVDVRIGPVLSIEVARLEESRLGVLERCLEADLRLGRHAELLSELIELTGRHPLHEGLHAQCMTALYRAGRSWQALDVYQSLRRRLADELGLSPSPRLQRLQQAVLTAEPWLDAPGYGEEALLDRMIS from the coding sequence ATGGACATCTGGTTGCTGGGACCGCTGACCGCCGAGGTGCGGGGCCGGTCGATCGTGCCGACCGCCGCGAAACCCCGGCAGATCCTCGCCCTGCTCGCCATCCATGCCAATCGCGTCCTGCCCGTCGGGACCCTGATGGAGGAGATCTGGGGCGCCGAGCCGCCGCAGAGCGCGCTGGCGACCCTGCACACGTACATCCTTCAACTGCGCCGTCAGCTCACCGCGGCCTACGGCGCCGACGCCGGCGTGTCCGCCAAGGACGTCCTCGTCACCCAGTACGGCGGCTACTGCTGGCACGTGCCCTCCGACTCCGTCGACGTGCCGCGCTACGAACGGCTGGTCGCCGCGGGACGGATCGCCTCCGCCGAGGACCGGCACGAGCGGGCCTCGGCCCACTTCCGTGAGGCGCTCGCGCTGTGGCGCGGGTCCGCCCTGGTCGACGTCCGCATCGGGCCGGTGCTCAGCATCGAGGTGGCGCGCCTGGAGGAGAGCCGGCTGGGCGTGCTGGAGCGGTGTCTCGAGGCGGACCTGAGGCTGGGCCGCCACGCGGAGCTGCTGTCCGAACTGATCGAGCTCACCGGACGCCATCCGCTGCACGAGGGCCTGCACGCCCAGTGCATGACGGCGCTGTACCGGGCGGGCCGCTCCTGGCAGGCGCTGGACGTCTACCAGAGCCTGCGCCGCCGGCTGGCGGACGAGCTGGGGCTCTCGCCGTCGCCGCGCCTGCAGCGACTGCAGCAGGCGGTGCTCACGGCGGAGCCGTGGCTGGACGCGCCGGGGTACGGGGAGGAAGCGCTGCTCGACCGGATGATCAGCTGA